The following proteins come from a genomic window of bacterium:
- a CDS encoding GNAT family N-acetyltransferase, which translates to MRLETARLSLFPLTYEQLGLYLRADGSLERSLGLVPRARPIPDELVEAFRDDILPAMLADPANAPFATLWTIVERDAGRAVGDLCFKGPPNGDGEVEVGYGTYDEFRNRGFMSEALGALCAWALARPGVRAVVAETETDNAPSRRTLEKNGFAPVGAADGRTRWRLDRPAAAAPGARR; encoded by the coding sequence ATGAGGCTCGAAACGGCGCGGCTGTCGCTGTTCCCGCTGACCTACGAGCAGCTCGGCCTCTATCTCCGCGCCGACGGTTCGCTGGAGAGGTCGCTCGGGCTCGTTCCGCGCGCGCGGCCGATCCCCGATGAACTGGTCGAGGCGTTCCGCGACGACATCCTGCCGGCGATGCTCGCCGACCCGGCGAACGCGCCGTTCGCGACGCTCTGGACGATCGTCGAGCGGGACGCGGGGCGGGCGGTGGGCGACCTGTGCTTCAAGGGACCGCCGAACGGCGACGGCGAGGTCGAGGTCGGCTACGGCACGTACGACGAGTTCCGCAACCGCGGCTTCATGAGCGAGGCGCTGGGCGCGCTCTGCGCCTGGGCGCTCGCGCGGCCCGGCGTGCGCGCGGTCGTGGCCGAAACGGAGACGGACAACGCACCCTCGCGCCGCACGCTGGAGAAGAACGGCTTCGCGCCGGTCGGGGCGGCGGACGGCCGGACGCGGTGGCGGCTGGATCGTCCCGCAGCCGCGGCGCCCGGCGCCCGGCGCTGA